CCAAGCTTGATAATGAATTCTATGTTGTTCAGGTAACATTTCATTTAAACAATTGATACAATCAGTGAATTCATTTCTTAGGATACTCTCTCTTGGTTTCTTTTCATTGGATTTAACAAGATTCAATATGATAATGGGTGACCCAAATCTTTGAAATAAATCTTGAAAATGTAAAATAGTAGAACCTAAAAACGGATCCATACGttgaattttaattggtggttTAGGTGTCATTATATTGTTATCCTGTTCCCAATACAATGGTATTGAACCTCTAATTTGAACGAATGAAGAGAACTTTGCCTTACTAGACCATCCAGTCAATGGTTCTTGAAGTATTTGTTCAGTCTCTACATCATTTGCAACCTGTCCATTCTCATTAATACCACGTTTTAAAAATCTTGCACCTGCATAATATCTACTACGACGTgctatcaatattaaatctaATCCTTTACCGAAAATATCAATCTTATCCTGAACGAAATAACCATGAATAATCGGTAACACCCAATACCACGTCTTCACCTGATCAACTAAACATTCTAATAAAAAGTGATTCCATGTAAATTGAtcattataatataatttctttttattaatttcatttgtatttgtatttgtattattattattattattattactattattattagtttgtGGTATATTTTTTGGTATTGGTGAATGAAAATATCTTGTCATATTATATTGTAAAGTTCTAGTTATATCATAGGTATAACTAAAATAGAAATCTTTTGTTAAATCTAGGCTGAGGAATAAACCTTTGTATCTAGTTTCATCGGCAAATTCTGGTGAATTAGTTTTTGGAAATGATGGTGGTATATAGACATAGGTGATATCATCGATACCATAGATGAAATGTGTACCAATCATACCAacttttctcttttttgtAATTAGTATTATATAATATCCATGTAAGAATCTAATGAATCCTAAAATACCATATGCTGAACAAACTCTTGTTAATCCCTCTCTATTAGCATTACCAATCATTGTTAATAAatcttgaatttgttgtttattataATCGGTTGGATCCTCTGATATCATTACTTCCTCTTCATAAGTtctatcaatttttaaaactttaaatctattttttgtTCTATTTGATCCAACTAAATAAAATCtctaaaatttatatttttttttaagtatgaattcaataaaatatatatatatataatacatataatattttcattttattaaactTACAGTTTTAGTTTCATATAATACAAATCTTTGAAGTGAAAAACAAGTTGGTGGCATAATATAATTATCACTCTCttgttttttatatgttAAATCGTCCCAAAATGAGGGTTTATTGAATGATGAGCTATCTTGTGTTATATTCTCTTCATGTTTATTTTggtgtttattattattatttttattattattatccacatttaattttggtgttggagttggtattggtggtggAGAAATAGAAGAAGACATGTCTTCTTTATTTAAGTTTGTATATGTGGgggaattttttaaaataaaaaaaataaaaaaataaaaaaataaaaaaaaaatgattttttaaaaaatctattattttttattttttttaattttttattttttacttttttttaatttaaaaaaaaaaaaaaaaaaaaaaaaataaaaaaaaaaaaaaaaaaaaaaaaaaaacaaaattttatattttgaaattaagtTTGGGGtacataaaataaaaataaaaaaaatatacatatatataaaaatggtAATGATAGATGATACTAATAGATTCTTAGAATGTGTTAAAAGGAAATGTAATGATCCGtcaatgaaaaataaaatttcaaatcaaacattactaaaaaagaatcaaacaaaaaaagaacaTCAAACAGATATTATCATAAAagcatcaatttcaattgtaagcttatatatatatattatatatagatattatattaaatattatttattcatttttaaccaatttttattgttattctttttttttttttaaatttaatttttattattattattaaataatttaaaaaaaaaaaaaaaaaaattaaaaattaatatagtataatacaattaatacattagaattatttttaaatgaacaTAAAGAAGCATATGTTAATACAACTACACATATAAAATCAATGTCATCAAAGATGACAGATGAAGAGAGAGAGGagattgataaattatcaacCAACCAAATTGAAGTTTGTAAGAGTagtattaaatcaattgaagaattaattaGAAAGCATTATACAGATTTATCAAAAAGTTATAAAAAAGAGTTATCTAAATGGTAtggtaataaatcaatatcatcatcatcaattgcAATACTTGATATAATAAGAGATGATCCTGCTGACTTTTTAAATCTATCTGAAACTGGTAGATTATCATTAAGAGAATCATTAGAAAACTACGGTCCTAGAGTCGTACTCTATAGCAATATCGTCgatcaattaaaacattatttaaataatgtttcAAATTCGTTTAAAAAGTTAAGATCATTcagattaaatttaaaattaaaagaatctgAAAAATTAGGTAATAAAGCAACTCAAGATAATACAACTTTATTAAGATTAAGAAATAAaccatcgtcatcatcatcaacaaaagATCCAAATTCATATAAttatgaagaagaagaagagaatGAAAAGAAAGTAACAACAAAAGATTTatatggtggtgatggtgatggtgatgatgatgaatttgatgaagaGGAAATGCAAATTTATGAACAACAAAACTCTGAATTAAAAGCTGAATTAGAAACATTAGCTGATCAAATTGAGTATGTAGAAATATTTacttaattaattattgaaatatttatatcctaacattatttttatttttattttattattattattaaaaaaaaaaaaaaagagttatAAATCGTCAAGTTGAAGAATTATCACAACTATTTGATGAAATTACACCTCATATTTTACAACATAAAGAAGTGATTACAAATATACACACTACTACTATTGAGGCAACAAATTATGTTACAAGAGGaaacaatcaaatttatGAAGCAACAAAGAAAAGTTTTGATTTTAGAGTGatggttttaatatttttaattatttcttcattaagtttattggttttaaattGGTACCAAGATTAAAGtaaatccaaaaataaatatataaattaaaaaataaaatcaagaTTGATCGAAACggtttaatttgttttttttttttttttattcttttttttattttaggaaaaaaatatctattttatttttaatttttttattttaaaatttttaaaaattttttttccccGATTGAAATCAgggttattattttaaaaattaaaataaacaaaaaaaaaaaaaaaaaaaagaaagaaaattaaaaaaaatttggacaagttgaatttttttatttttttttatttttttttaattttttttttttttttttaattttgccATCAAAAATGAAATTCTTAAAATCCAAAAACTTTCAATTGGGTTTTGGGagattactttttttttttttttttgttatttttaactgaaaatatcttttttttttataaaaactgaaaaaatttttttttttattttttttttttttaatttttaatttttttttaatttttttttttttactttaattCCATTTAACCACAATTGAACAAAaaacataatttttttttttttttttttttttttttttttttttttttaaatattacttatcaaaaaaaataaagaaataacaaagaaactttaaaaatttattaaaaaaaaaaaaaaaaataaaaaaaaaaataaaaaataaaaaaaaaaaaaaaaataaaaaatgaataaagaaAGAGATAGATTACCACCaactttatcaaattataaaaaattatttacagaATCAGAAAGGAATGGTCTAAgtaaaagatataaaaaagtTGATATAGGGCCAACCTTAACATTATCATTacaaaaaccaattttaaatttagatcATTCAAATATTTTCGAACATTCATTCCATTGttataatcaatttttaaatcaaataacaCCATTAATACATTCTGTTTGTGTTTCAACTGAAAATCAAGATTCAAAATTAACAAGAAAAATATTACATGATATCCTAACATTAATCTCAACAAGTTGTTCTGAAATTAGTatctttaaagaaaaaataaatgaattaaaagggaataataatattaataataataataataaaattgaaaatggtaaagataataaacaagaaataaagaaagaaagattaGAGATGAAATTCATCGAAAAAActgaaataaatgaaaataaagaggGTGAGAAAATAGAtacacaacaaccacaaccacaacaacaacaaccacaacaacaacaacaacaacaacaacaacaacaacaacaacaacaacaacaacaacaacaacaacaggtaCAAGCtcaattaacaaaaaaagagaagaaacaacaaaagagattagaaaagaaagaaattaaagagaaaattttacaacttcaacaaagagaaattttaaatattcaagaagaaattaaaaatttagaagaAATAGGTTGTGAAGAGAATGGGTTATCAAACTCTACAGCTTCTATTAtttcaacaacttcaaataCATCCACAGCAACAtcttcatcaacaacaacaactgcTGCAGTAACTACAATTACATCATTAAAAACCAAACAACAAGAAAGAGCtgaaaaaaggaaattagCAAAacaagagaaaaagaaacaacaacaacaacaacaacaacaacaacaaaaacaacaacaacaaactatTAAagatggaaataataatggtgatgtaaaaaataatgaaaatattgaagaaaaagaagacgaagaaaaagaagaacaagaacaagaggaggagaaagaagaagaagaatatgttgaagaagaagaggaagttatagataatattaacaaagaaaaagatggtgaagaaatttcaaaaaaatttgaaaaactaagtttaaaacaaaaaaaacaaaaaaagaatctGGTTGTTAAGGAATCAACAACGActtcaaccacaacaacaactactaccactacaaccacaacatCAAATAGTGATGgtataattgaaattggatTTGAAAATGGAGCAAATGTAACTAATGAATCAATATCGACAGTAGAatcattaattcaatttgaaaagaatataaaattacaatttctTAAAAAGATTGATGatgtaaaaataatggaaaagaatttgaaaaggTTATCAAACAAAGTTCATAGAATGAAGAAAAGCtcaaaaaaagatgaaattgaaacaCAAAAACAATTGGTTATTAAACAATCTGATCACATTAAACAATTCTATTTTAGGTTATCAGATTtcttaaaatcattttcaacttcgattttatcattagaaccaacaacaacaacaacaacaacaacaactttaaATCCATCCTCAACTTCGATTTTATCATTagaaccaacaacaacaacaacaacaacaacaacaactttaaATCCCTCTTCAActtctttaaattcaattcttTTATCTTTACATAAAGAGGTTAAATGTACTAGTGATAAtagatttaaatcatttgatgatttagCAAGAATCTTAACAAGATCAATTAGTGGTAttagattatttttatttggttcCTCGGTTAATAGTATggctttaaaaaatagtgaTATTGATGTTTGTGCTAATTTAAAAAGgaatgatgaaaaattaatttttataatttcttcaattttaaaaaagagtaattttatttatttatttatttatttatttattattattattataatatattttttttaacaattttatattttaattattattatttttaaataatttagatgGATATGAAAATATTGTTACAATTAGTCAATCAAGAGtaccattaattaaattttttgatgcAAAATATGATATTCATATTGATTTATGtataaataatcttttagCAATTGAAAATTCCAGGTTGATAAAATCATATTCAAGTATAGATAGTAGAATGGAGCCATTGTTTATGTTAATTAAGACATGGGCAAAATCAAAGGGTTTAAATGATGCAGCTGAAAAGAGTTTATCATCCTATTCATATGCAAATTTGACTGTTTTCTTCCTACAAACTAGACAACCACCAGTACTACCATGTCTTCATAAAGGTATGAGTCCAAAAACAAAAGAAGTCCTTGTTGAAAATGTAAATGTATCTTATTTGGATCCAACCATTTTCttaaatagtagtaataatggtaataataataatgcaaaTGGAAATTATGGtttcaaattaaatcaaaacaaaGAATCTGTTGCAGAATTGTTATTTGGATTCTTTGATTTCTATTCGAAATTTGATTTCGAAAATTGGATCATTGATATTAGAAGAGGTGAAGCTGTTCAATTGAAATCTcgtaaagaaattaattcaacaccTGCAAATATTTACATTCAAGACCCATTCATTTTCGATTTCAATCCAAGTAAATCCCTAAGtgaaaagaattttataaaattcaatACAGAAGTTCGTAAAGCAGCCTTCCTTCTATCAAAAGGTGTTGAACTCTATGGTATTAGGGATTTAATTATGGGTGATTCtgttttatctttatcaagtaaattaaaatcttttgaatTACAAGAAAGATTGATAAAACAAAATCCTCAATAAATCTGTAAATTATAAAagttttatcttttataatttacattttttttttttttttttatttttcctcCAAAATagtataatatatatataactcGCACAACttacaaaaaaattaatagaaataaataacaacaatatttgtaataattaataaataataataataaaaataataaaattaaaacgaatattaattttttttttttaaaaaaaaaaataataaaattaatttatatgattagttttatttgattttttattattgaatttattcACCAAGGTGACATAAAATTCTATCATAAACTCTGAGTTGGAATTCAAAAATATCATTActacttttaatttctctttccTTTATTAATTCTGAAACTATCATACAAATAGatgaatgattttttaaaagtttttcaacattataatcaattgatttgTTTACTAAAGTTTCAACCAATTCTTGTTCTttcctttttaaaatattatcattatcttcattatatttaaaaccGTCATCCAATATATTCTCCAAATTATTAGTGTCATTGTTGGCGCTATTTTGATGAAGACCATTACTAGTAGTACTGTTTATATCCTCTCCAATACTATtgttatcatcatcttcttcatcaccaATACTCATTTGATCTTGATTACAATTGGGATTTATTgaagtggttgttgttgttgttgtcctttttatattttcgcTATTTACATGATTtacattgttgttgttgttgttgttgttgttgttgttgttgttgttgttgttgttgttgttgttgttgttgttgttgttgttgttgttgttgttgttgttgttgttgttgttgttgttgttgttgttttgaatttcttcgtcattattatcaccattagCACTATTTTGGATTACTTGGGTAGGGGATttaacaatatttttttcattttcttcattattattctcCGAATCTATTGAAGGATTATttacatcatcattatcagtcacttgattattttcatttcctttattattattattgttgttatttttaatattactatcatcttcttcatcattttcaaaatttctGGAGGGAGAAGAGAGTGGTGATAATGGATTACTAATTGAATCATCTttagaagatgatgataatgatggtctctttcttttctttttaaagaattgaGTTGCCATTTCATTAGTTAAAGTTGCAGTTTCACCCCTTAATCTTGCACTTCTAACTggtacattattattattactatttctattattgtGTAATTTAggatcaatttcattattttgatgatgatgatgatgatgattattattttgttgatggtgattatggctattattattattatttaaattattattactattactacgattacgatgatgataatgactaaaattttgattatacAAGACAGATAAATTTTCAGAATATTTTTTAGAGATATTATCacatgatgaaattaaagttggatcaatattttcaaccATTGATAAAACTTCATcttgtaattgttttgatCTTGAGTTTGCTTTGATTGCCTCtaaagaatttgaatcaTTGAAATGATAGTACAACTCTGTATTGGTTACTATTAAATCTATATCCTTTAAGAAAGATTCTAAAGATATGTATTCATATGAATCTAAATTTTGAGAGATTCTTTGTAAACTCATTGGATTCTTTATGAGTTCATAATATTCTGGAAATTGTTCAGCATTGACATCTCTAAAGAAGGAGAGATATTTTTTATCGAAAATAATCTTTGAAACCATTTCACGTAATAATATTCTAAGTTGTCTAACTAATTGTCTATCTTTTTTCAATTCTCTAACAGAGTCTGATTGAAATGGTACTATTGGTAATTGTTGAGATTCTTGAATCTTTACAGTCAATGCTTTCTTTATGGTAATACCAACCtctttaatatcatttacaatattttcatagaaatctttaattgatctTTTGGTTAGTTTTGagatttcaaattttgaagagaataattcatcaataaTTGGTGAGCTATTATTGATTGTTGATGCGCTTGAATCTTCCattgttgaaattaaataaattgattgattggaATCTATGgttttaagaaaataaattaaaatctctgataaattaccaaattgATTACTAACCCAACAATCAATGTTTGGAATATAAATGATTGAAGGTGATGCTTTCTTTGCTTCTGATAATATTCTAATACATGATTCTTCTACCGTCTTTGAAGTTGGATCACTAATCAATGCCGAtatatcaattgaaaatattggaaACTCTTCTAAATgatataataatgaatttgctAATTGAATTTGTCCCATACCTTGTTCACCATGAATTAATAATCTTGGTCTATAAACTGAAAAATTTTGtatcattaaattatttataaataattgcttaaaattattattattattaatgttttcattactattattattattattattattttcattattattttgattattttgattattttcattattattattttgattattttgaatattttgattttttaattgtgaaattggaaaaattgaatcaactttttttaataataaatttaaatgtggTTCAAGtaatggttttaaaattgaagaaaGTGGATTTgagaatgaaattaaattacgTTTTGAAGATGgtgttattaatttcattgcATCTTGAAAATGTGATTTTTCAACCAAAATATTATCAACAGACAATTGAAGTTTATTTGaagttttataaatttgagGATAAGTTGTTCTTAATGAGCATAAAACAGATTCTGAACATAAAGACTTGATATCAGCACCACAATAGCCAGCCAATTGATCAGAGatctctaataataattgtgatGATGGTTTAGGTAACCAATTTTCAGTATGAATTGTTAAGATTCTATGTCTTGCCTCTTTTGATGGTAAAGTGAATAACAATTCTCTATCAAATCTACCAGGTCTTCTTAATGCAGGATCAATTGAATCTATTCTATTGGTTGCACCGATAACAATCACTTGACCTCTATTATCTAAACCATCCATTAACGCCAAAAGTGTTGATACTATACTATTATGAATTTGATCTTGACGTGATGATCTAACTGGTGCTAAACCATCGATTTCATCAAAGAAAATAATCGATGGTTGCATAGCTTTCGCTTGTTCAAAGAGTAATCTTAATTGTCTCTCTGCTTCACCCACCCATTTACTTAGACAATCTGCACCTTTTCTCATGAAAAAGGATACTTTTTGACCACCAACATTACATTCATTCACCAATGCCCTTGCAAGTAATGTTTTACCAGTACCTGGTGGGCCATAGAAAAGTACACCTTTTGGTGGTtggattttaaatttattaaataccTCTGGatataataatggtaacaTTAACATCTCTTTCAATAGTTGAATATGTTTATCTAATCCACCAATTGATGAGAATCCAAtcttattatcaattgataatggttCTGAATCTTTATTTCCActtaaattaattggtaatgGTCCTGATGAACCTCTCTTACCAAcaccaaattcatcatcagataaatcatcattattgttttcaaattgttgaccaccattattattattattatatctcCAACCTGAtctatttgaaaatgatgatgttgttggttGTAATGGTCTAGATATTGATCTATTAGAATTTGATCTTTCATAAACTTTTGATGGATCATATCTATTTGTTGGAATTCTAACTCTTTTTGATGGTGgatgtgatgatgatgatgatgatgattgtgctggttgttgttgttggtgttgttgatgttgttgatgtggGTTTGATGTCGcagtggttgttgttgatgttgtccTATTTGTATGTTGTCTTGTTGAAATTTTACTTGGTGAATTTTCTTTTGTAGATAAAGGTGTTAttgctgctgctgttgttgttgttggtgttgtttgatttcttttatttggtGATGGAGTAGTATTTGTAGTTGAATGAGAtaattcttcttcttgaTCAACTGTTGAGGAGGGTAAATGACTCCTTGTTTTAATTCTAGTTTGTTGAGGTGGAGTTT
This region of Dictyostelium discoideum AX4 chromosome 3 chromosome, whole genome shotgun sequence genomic DNA includes:
- a CDS encoding AAA ATPase domain-containing protein codes for the protein MECTNDITQTNNGNNHSNIINNDLDSNNNNNNNNNNNNNNNNNNNNNNNNNNNNNSLPPTTITTSNSIGYVNSTISTVNFPVSHGSFVNRRRKHNVDSGGSTDNSGTEGNSGDIVGSGGNNNLINENNNKNNDNNSSGGSSSNNNNNNSNTNSNIDNSKTINNDNINNNNNNNINGGNKTEIYDNTGIENKILNQQLKKQQPQENIGLGKFQHQIQQELQNKQHQKHIRYQQQQMKLEEEQKKFQPQRPQRQRVPPKSFSFEATLNGYDDDIDEIHSNNRQRKKQNTNNNRNNNNNDDEGEDDNISYKIQQQQQQQQQQQQQQQQQQTSQRQKQYQQQEDEEEEEVETEQDDDDEEEQQEEENAYSEYGEEDVDEEMVEEEEEEEQEEGEEEEEEEGEEEQQNNRKYTISLRPRSSKSPQFPNFIDNDLDYNKKSRKRNKITTPVPRRRYTSIYDYEEEEEKRPATLSKSRSTQIALSQNDINLFFKRGKRKQPFNFQSMLNKELNMDNNNINNNNSSSNNNSNNATPSQTPPQQTRIKTRSHLPSSTVDQEEELSHSTTNTTPSPNKRNQTTPTTTTAAAITPLSTKENSPSKISTRQHTNRTTSTTTTATSNPHQQHQQHQQQQPAQSSSSSSSHPPSKRVRIPTNRYDPSKVYERSNSNRSISRPLQPTTSSFSNRSGWRYNNNNNGGQQFENNNDDLSDDEFGVGKRGSSGPLPINLSGNKDSEPLSIDNKIGFSSIGGLDKHIQLLKEMLMLPLLYPEVFNKFKIQPPKGVLFYGPPGTGKTLLARALVNECNVGGQKVSFFMRKGADCLSKWVGEAERQLRLLFEQAKAMQPSIIFFDEIDGLAPVRSSRQDQIHNSIVSTLLALMDGLDNRGQVIVIGATNRIDSIDPALRRPGRFDRELLFTLPSKEARHRILTIHTENWLPKPSSQLLLEISDQLAGYCGADIKSLCSESVLCSLRTTYPQIYKTSNKLQLSVDNILVEKSHFQDAMKLITPSSKRNLISFSNPLSSILKPLLEPHLNLLLKKVDSIFPISQLKNQNIQNNQNNNNENNQNNQNNNENNNNNNNSNENINNNNNFKQLFINNLMIQNFSVYRPRLLIHGEQGMGQIQLANSLLYHLEEFPIFSIDISALISDPTSKTVEESCIRILSEAKKASPSIIYIPNIDCWVSNQFGNLSEILIYFLKTIDSNQSIYLISTMEDSSASTINNSSPIIDELFSSKFEISKLTKRSIKDFYENIVNDIKEVGITIKKALTVKIQESQQLPIVPFQSDSVRELKKDRQLVRQLRILLREMVSKIIFDKKYLSFFRDVNAEQFPEYYELIKNPMSLQRISQNLDSYEYISLESFLKDIDLIVTNTELYYHFNDSNSLEAIKANSRSKQLQDEVLSMVENIDPTLISSCDNISKKYSENLSVLYNQNFSHYHHRNRSNSNNNLNNNNNSHNHHQQNNNHHHHHHQNNEIDPKLHNNRNSNNNNVPVRSARLRGETATLTNEMATQFFKKKRKRPSLSSSSKDDSISNPLSPLSSPSRNFENDEEDDSNIKNNNNNNNKGNENNQVTDNDDVNNPSIDSENNNEENEKNIVKSPTQVIQNSANGDNNDEEIQNNNNNNNNNNNNNNNNNNNNNNNNNNNNNNNNNNNNNNNNNVNHVNSENIKRTTTTTTTSINPNCNQDQMSIGDEEDDDNNSIGEDINSTTSNGLHQNSANNDTNNLENILDDGFKYNEDNDNILKRKEQELVETLVNKSIDYNVEKLLKNHSSICMIVSELIKEREIKSSNDIFEFQLRVYDRILCHLGE